From Vibrio tritonius, the proteins below share one genomic window:
- a CDS encoding AraC family transcriptional regulator: MHSLNRDQTKEGPWHEHDWGQLYWVTNGIINVETSKAQWAITPGSVGWTPKHCVHKVKIFAGVQVYVLDLDYSDADGFLNEPGVFGMSAFLNSLLEKASELDDVSYPPGYIQHFAALLSYEIARLEELPLGLPLPSDRRARNIADQLMNSPASELTQEQLASHWGVSVRTLSRIFTKQTGLTFSQWRQQSKVVNSLKWIQEGLPINDVAERSGYTNVSAFIEAFRQRFGETPGKFQSKIL, encoded by the coding sequence ATTCACTCCCTCAATCGAGATCAGACCAAAGAAGGCCCGTGGCATGAACACGACTGGGGGCAGCTATATTGGGTAACCAACGGCATTATTAATGTCGAAACCAGTAAAGCTCAATGGGCGATTACGCCAGGTTCGGTGGGATGGACGCCTAAACATTGTGTCCATAAGGTGAAAATCTTCGCCGGGGTACAAGTGTATGTGTTGGATTTAGATTACTCGGATGCCGATGGTTTCCTGAATGAGCCGGGCGTGTTCGGTATGAGCGCTTTTCTTAACTCGTTGCTCGAGAAAGCGAGCGAGCTTGATGATGTCAGTTATCCCCCTGGCTATATCCAGCATTTCGCCGCTTTACTGAGTTATGAAATAGCGCGCTTGGAAGAACTGCCACTTGGTTTGCCATTACCTTCAGATCGCCGCGCGCGTAACATCGCCGACCAACTGATGAATAGTCCTGCCAGTGAACTTACTCAAGAACAACTAGCCAGTCATTGGGGCGTGAGCGTGCGAACATTAAGTCGCATTTTCACTAAACAAACAGGGCTTACTTTCAGTCAATGGCGGCAGCAATCTAAAGTTGTGAACTCTCTAAAATGGATTCAGGAAGGCCTGCCCATCAACGATGTTGCCGAGCGAAGTGGTTATACCAATGTGAGTGCTTTTATTGAAGCATTTCGCCAAAGGTTTGGTGAAACACCAGGTAAGTTTCAATCCAAAATTCTTTAA
- a CDS encoding TonB-dependent siderophore receptor produces the protein MKLFAYSPIMLSLPFIPMLSQANPQESVETMTVVGSQAAAQKVSSSTGLALAPEETPQSVTVLDANFLEERDLSSVDDVLDHVIGISSLKTDDVRNQFQSRGFAITSYQVDGMPYSWGDTAGFSGQTQIDTSIYERVEVVRGSTGLTTGVGNPSASINLVRKHADSTTLTGNVQVSAGSWDQRGVTADVSNALNDDGSLRGRVVAKYAEGDSFVDRYSSNRKVIYTVVEKDLTASSLVRLGASYQADDRDGAAWGGLPGVYSDGSATNFSRSTSAAADWNYWNTEHLSLFADYEYEFSNGWQLKSSYNHTQYSQRAKLTNINIGSLAKDGSGLSTWSYNNEGESTQDSFNVNLSGGYTLLDRQHELMLGVSYNHLKDFNQYYALNPIAYGSIDNFFTWNGHSAEPQWQESKTTEYDFTTKQLAFYTATRLSLTDNTKAILGARIANWQRRGYNYGDQNYGDNGIITPYAGLLYDFTEQSRVYVSYATIYEPQNEQDRNGDFLDPLEGETYEIGVKSNLNSQVTVSGALFRIEQDNLAQDDTGYTIPNTTNTAQKAVKGTVSKGIEIQIAAKPVDGMDINLGLTQFTAEDSDGADVNTNYARKQVKLSSNYQLVNWLPELTIGADVRWQSEIHATDDISQSAYSIVDLMASYQITKDLKMRVNMENVFDKSYYSYLNSSNTVRYGAPFNAKVSLNYSF, from the coding sequence GTGAAACTTTTCGCTTACTCTCCAATTATGCTGAGTCTGCCCTTCATACCGATGTTAAGCCAAGCGAATCCCCAAGAAAGTGTCGAAACAATGACTGTTGTGGGTAGCCAAGCAGCGGCCCAGAAAGTCAGTAGTTCGACAGGCTTAGCGCTAGCCCCAGAGGAAACGCCGCAATCAGTCACCGTATTGGACGCCAATTTTCTCGAAGAGCGTGATCTCTCCTCGGTAGATGATGTGCTTGACCACGTGATTGGGATTAGCTCACTGAAAACCGATGACGTGCGCAATCAGTTCCAATCTCGCGGATTCGCCATTACCAGCTATCAAGTTGATGGCATGCCTTACAGCTGGGGTGATACCGCAGGTTTTAGTGGCCAAACACAAATTGATACCTCTATTTATGAGCGTGTTGAAGTCGTTCGCGGATCAACCGGATTAACCACGGGTGTCGGTAACCCTTCTGCATCAATAAACCTGGTTAGAAAACATGCCGACAGCACCACGCTGACTGGTAATGTACAAGTCTCGGCGGGCAGTTGGGATCAACGCGGCGTAACGGCGGATGTCAGTAATGCCTTGAATGACGACGGCAGTTTGCGCGGACGCGTGGTCGCGAAATACGCTGAAGGCGACTCTTTTGTTGACCGTTATTCTAGCAACCGCAAAGTAATTTACACCGTGGTTGAAAAAGATCTTACCGCCAGCAGCTTAGTGCGCTTAGGCGCAAGCTACCAAGCCGATGACCGCGATGGTGCGGCATGGGGTGGTTTACCGGGCGTCTATTCCGATGGGTCAGCCACGAATTTTTCTCGCTCAACGTCTGCAGCCGCGGATTGGAACTATTGGAATACCGAGCACCTAAGTCTTTTCGCGGATTATGAATATGAGTTTTCCAACGGTTGGCAGCTCAAATCCAGCTACAACCATACTCAATACAGTCAAAGAGCGAAGCTCACCAATATCAATATTGGATCGCTAGCCAAAGATGGTTCAGGGCTGTCGACTTGGTCGTACAACAACGAAGGTGAAAGCACCCAAGACAGCTTTAACGTCAATTTAAGCGGCGGCTATACCCTGTTAGATAGACAACACGAGTTGATGCTCGGTGTGAGCTACAACCACCTTAAAGATTTCAACCAATACTATGCGTTAAATCCAATTGCCTACGGCTCGATTGATAACTTCTTTACTTGGAATGGCCATTCAGCAGAACCGCAATGGCAAGAGAGTAAGACCACAGAGTACGATTTCACCACTAAACAGTTGGCATTTTATACCGCGACACGCTTGAGCTTAACTGACAACACCAAGGCGATTTTAGGGGCGCGTATCGCCAACTGGCAACGTAGAGGATACAACTACGGCGACCAAAACTATGGTGATAACGGCATCATCACGCCATACGCCGGTCTATTGTACGATTTCACCGAGCAAAGCCGTGTGTATGTAAGCTATGCGACCATTTATGAGCCACAAAACGAGCAAGACCGTAATGGCGATTTCCTTGACCCGTTGGAAGGTGAAACCTATGAAATTGGGGTTAAATCAAATCTCAATTCGCAAGTGACCGTATCGGGTGCATTGTTCCGTATTGAGCAAGATAACTTGGCCCAAGATGACACAGGTTACACCATTCCCAATACCACCAACACCGCACAAAAAGCAGTGAAAGGAACCGTGAGTAAAGGGATCGAAATTCAGATTGCCGCTAAACCTGTCGATGGCATGGACATTAACCTTGGTCTGACTCAATTTACCGCCGAAGACAGTGATGGCGCGGACGTCAACACCAACTACGCCCGTAAACAAGTGAAGCTTTCGAGCAACTATCAGTTAGTGAACTGGCTACCAGAGTTAACTATCGGTGCCGATGTGCGTTGGCAAAGTGAAATCCATGCCACAGACGACATTAGCCAATCTGCCTATTCCATCGTGGATTTAATGGCAAGTTACCAAATAACCAAAGATCTGAAGATGCGCGTCAACATGGAAAACGTGTTTGATAAAAGCTATTACAGCTATTTAAACTCATCCAACACCGTCCGTTACGGCGCACCGTTTAATGCGAAAGTGTCGTTGAATTACAGCTTCTAA